tgtataggtttcactccatgtgtttgtttgtttgtttgtttgtttgtgtgtttgtgttcgcatatagatctcaagaatgaacggactgatcatcaccaaacttggtgaacaggttctatacattcctgagacggtccttacaaaaattgggaccagtcaaacacacggttagggagttattgctggattaagattaagactgacatattaatggtcaaagggaaataaccttctcagttggtggaagtgagaatggttatttccctttgaccaacgggggtgtttttcctatcggaggaatttcttgttgaagACGGGTTTGACTGTAGCTCAACCCATGTGAAGCTGCCAGTGTGCACCATAACagacaggcatgggaattgaaaattgtaaaaaaaggctgaaaatgtataacaagtcgacggcgcgaagctcctcttactaggggggtccgggggcatgcccccccggaaaattttttctccaaagaacccagatggtgcaatctggtgtcatctgagctccaagtttgccttTAAATTCcatttttagaatcagagtttttagtaccaatttttgcttttttgaagaaaaaaaatatatatatccatgtattatatggtttacatttgttaaaaaatttatctgttgagacaaccaggaaaatgtaacttgtaacacaatctgtgcaatctggtttactttcaaacataaaagttcaagtaactgaggcgggcggtagcagtgcgtgaacaaagtacggacagttttcgcgggcttttgcgcaaaggcaaaagtaaccggtgctttttttgtgtgcctcccccctttattttttcggcggacactttcgctttttcggcggaacaaaaaaataatgttcggcgggcaattcccatgcctgaacagAGTTTGCTGGATAAACTAATCATTTGCCGATAGAAGTAATGTtcatggctggatctcagatgTTCCTTTCGGCCAGAACAGCATCCAGAACCCTGCAACAGTAAAAAGTGCAATTCATGTAACTAACATATCATGGCTGTGATTCACAACCCCCTATCTCAATTTTTGTGGTTTTGGAACTAAATCAACAGTTATCTCTCTAATTGTTTTGCCAATGTGGTGAGAAAAGATTTTtagctgcttttttttttttgagtgaGAAAAAGTTcttgaaaaaaaatcttgtatCTTCACTTGTGACAATCATATCACTGTTAGTAGTTACATTCTCACCTGAGTTGAGCTTCATGAAGGTGTCGCTGCTGACGCAACACCTGGAGCAGGGGGTCGTCCTCAAACTGTCCGTCAGACTCGTAATCtgcttctgcaacacacacacacacagttctaAAGAGCAGAAAGTaaatgcaaacacacaaacacgcacaagaCCCAATGGAACAGAatgaacacacccacacacacaggctgATACATgatacagaaagacaaacagactggcagacacacagacagacacacacgtacctGCCACAGAAGGTTCGTGTCTAGGACTGTAGGCGCTATGTTGCagcaatgacagacagacagagagacagacagacagacacacacacacctgccacAGAAGGTTCGTGTCTAGGACTGTAGGCGCTATGTTGCagcaatgacagacagacagagagacagacagacagacacacacacacctgtgacAGAAGGTTGGTGTCTGGGCGGCAGAGGACTGTCGGCGCTGTGTTGCAGTGATGACAGACTCTCCACGCTCGACATCACAGATCCTGACATGTCGAACACTCTGTCCTGCACCACCTGGAACAAGCAACCAGCAAGGTGAACACTACCAGCAAAAGCAAAACATTACGAAAAGCGAGCGCTCTAAATGCCTACCACAAGTGtgatagagtaagtgagaattATGTGGAACCAatatcctggcacctgagagaataacaagcattgaaatgaacgaGCAACTTGCATCCTCAACTAAGGATGATTGCCGCAAGCTCATATGTGcctcattctccaaggcactctaaGTCTAACACTCACGGCATCAGTCCgagtcatacacaagaaccagctatTTCTTTTGCttctcagatcttaaaatagTGCTCTGCCTCATTTATCCAACAAAGTTTAACACCTTCTGCATTCATGTGATCAAAATTCCACACAGTTCATACAACTTTTAAACCTGTATGTAGGTAGTTGACAAGTGAGCAGCTGATAATTAGAATTACAGTAACCGGGGAACTTCATGGTGAAACTGAAAGAATGGTTTCTTTTATCTATAAACAGGCAGTAACCTCCCTTGAGGGAAGGTTGGAATTCAGAATACACATATGTACAGGTAGTGATGTACCTATACCAGAAGCCGGAATGTGTGTAGTTTGGTGATTGTTAAAGCATGTTTGAAGAAAAGATATGTGTGAACTAACAAAAAAGCTGACCTTCCCATGGCATTGGTTGCTGCAACTGTAAAACTATTTCAGTTCAAGTTTTCATTCCCAACATACATTCTTTCACCATGAAGTTCGCGGGTCACTGTAATTCTAATTATCAGCTGCTCACCCACAACTTGTCAACTACCTGCATACAAGTTTAAAAGTTTGTAGAAAGCTAGACAAGAATCAACCCCTCAGTTTCACCACCAATCAATCAGgcagccaaccaaccagccaaccaaccaaccaaccagccagccaaccaacccaGTGGTCTGGCAGCCAACCAAGTTTGAAAAGCAAGAAAGTAAGCAAGTGATGGAAGGAGTACCCACCTGTCCAATGGCAGAGGTCAAGGACGTTCGAGCAGGACTACTGCTGCACTGTGGTGGAGGCATGACCCCTGACCTCTGTGACCTCTCAACTCCTGACCTCTGCTGGCCTGCATGCGCCCTTTCTCTGGAGTCTGATGCAACGATTCTACCATTCACATTGGATTTTTCACGCTCTGCTCTTCCATCAACACATTTCTCAGACTCTTTCCCTCTGGTGTTGTTCCGGTTTGCATGTTCACGCGGCGAAGCCCGATCATCCCTGGCCACATCAGCGTTGACACCACCGTTCTTTTTCTGTGATTTTCTTCCGCCTCTTTTAGACTGAGAGCTAGCGGAGCTGTGGTCGGAGTCAACGTCGTCATCGCCACGTTTCGCACCGTcacttctctttttcttcctggcATCTCCTGATGAACCCACTCTAGCGTCAAACACTCTATCCCCATCACTCCCCATCACAGACTGTCTTGCGTGAGAGGATGCGGGTCGTCTCTCGTCCCTCCTCTCAGAGTCAGCGGAAGATGCAGCGTGTGTGCGAGATACCTGATGTTTGACTGGGGTGTCCCCACCGTCGTGGGGTTTCTCAGCCTCCAGAAACTGTCTGTACTTCACATCACCGGTCTTAGCACCGCACTCCTGAGCGTCAGTAGTGTTTTCAGACTGTCCCTCACTTTCCGAGGCCCGAGTGCTGGCGGTTTGTTTAGAGCTTCCAGCGCTATCAGTAACTCCTGCTTGTCTTTGAGAGTCTGGAGATGAAGTGACTTCAACCGTTTCAGAGACTGTTTCCATCTTCACTCCTTTCTGCGCAGAAGGTTCCTGCAGAATTTTAGCGTCTCCCTCTGTGAGCCCATCAACAACAGACTCAGACTTCAACCCTGAATCTGTGCGACTCTGACTCTGCTCATTTCTAGCACCGTCTGATGTTTGCGCGTTTGCAGGTGTGGCATTGGAGCGGTCATTGAGGAACCCTCCACTGCTGGTTTCTGGGAAGGTGTGGATGTTTTGGGGGTAGGACCAGGAAGGGGGGTGAGCCGCTGTTCCCTTGAAGGAGGTGGGGGGAGTTCTGGCAGGGCTGGTCTGTGATCCTGCGTCCATCTGTGAACAGGAGAAAAAAGATGTTTTATGTGTAAACTGCTTCAGAtgacttaaaagaccgctgggttgaaatatctgtgaatgtaacgtattgtgttgtcaatttatttatttatttattacggagatttctatagcgcataactaaaagcactatgcgctttacaatatcactaggtataagcacacgcaaacatactctgattaaatacaAGCGTtcaaacaacttacctttcttgttttttgattttgctTTAAATGAGCAACAATTCTCATGCTGGAAAAAGATGTATACAGTCCCGAGTCCATGATTCAGAATACAGAATAATTTATTGCCCAACGTAGGGAATTCGTTTTGACATTaaaatattctgtattctgtattctgtattctaaATCATCGACTGTATTTGTCCAGAACGAGAACTGTTGCCCATTTAAATCAGTACATACTAAAATGAATAACTGACTCATTGACTAATGCACCATTATTTCCAAAGCCAATGTGTTAGCCCTGTCCAGCATCACCAATCTACATAACAGTCAGTGGGTCCCTTGACCAACTTCAAATCAAAATGCTCAACCCTGATAAAACCAGACTGTGCTTTGCTTGACACTTTCTCAGCATCAATGGCAACattaaaaattgattgaaatgttcataacctctgtaaatatacCCCTATTTTAAAGACTCCCCTGTATCCAAATATGCTGCTaggatttattttcttcagAAACTTTGCCAAAGTTGATGTAAAGTTTCTGCAATTTTCCAAGTTTTTGGTAGTCGTTGACGTGACAAGCCCCTCCCCCATGAAAAAATATCCGCAAATTTGCCGAAAGGATGGCACAGTTTTACGCTTTGTTCTGTATTTCACTGATGGACACATCAACTTTTCACTGGACATCCAAGTCTAGACTTCAGCCCAAAGCTGTAAAGTCAGGGGCTAATGCAAAAgttgtaaaaacaaaactttgtgAGGTCACAGTAACTGAAGCATAAATGCCAGTAAATACAGAACATTTCCAACAGCCATTCCACTCAACACGAAGTGCAGCACCTACCACAGACTGAACGTGTTTCATGGCCTTCTCCACTCGGGCTTCTTGCAGCTGTGTCGATACCACTGAACCACGCTGCTGTAGCTTCTCTTTGAAGGCTGACAGTCGGCTGTGGATCTCCTTCTGAAAAAGGATTTGTTAAAACAATTATGTAGGGATAGTCCTTTAAACCGTGTGGACATGGTGATGCATGGGTTAGAATGTATTTATGTTGAGCACAAATCACCATCACTCAAAACGGCAAGCCATTTTAAACGGTAacaactctctgtctctttttgagTCTCTCtgagtatctctctctctgtctgtctccgagttgctttgagtctctctctctctctctctctctctctgtctctctctctctctctctctctctctctctgtctccgtctcaaCCAACAACTGATCCTCACGTTCTCAACAATCTACTTTAATGTCACTTCAACATTCAATCTTCCCCAGACAGACACATGCAACCTCAGCCTCCTTCACTACCTGTCTataacacaagcaaacacagcTATACAATCGTTGCCTCTAGTCTTGCATGTGCGCGGCAGTCACATACGGGCAGGGATGAAAGTTTACAGTGGTCATCATCAGGAAATTCTGCCTGGAGAACAGGTAGCCAGGATGTTTTCAAGCTTACCTCTATGATttcaacaccctgactggtTTGAAAATCAGGAAATCCATCAGGAAATCATTTCCTTAATCAGAAAACTGCCACAAATGTGCATACACaaagatagacacacacatttatttAAAAATGTTCACTCACTTCAGCAGCAGTTTTTGGAGCGCTGCATTCAGCAGACTCGGTGGGAACATACTTTGCGTCCCGCGCCACTTCCAACTTCCTGTGGAGGCGCCACTTGTACAAAATGTCTCCGTCGTGTGGCGTAGTATCTCTGGGTCTGCCTGCCAAGTTAGCTCCACCGGTGGGTCGCGGGTAGAAAGCGTGTTCACCTGTCAACAGGTATTGGGATGATAAAGCATGGCGGGTGTGGTTATGATCGTATCCTGGCATGTCACTTACAGCGACACCCCTTGTCGTGTCACCTGTCAACAGGTATTGGGATGATAAAGCATGGCGGGTGTGGTTATGATCGTATCCTGGCATGTCACTTACAGCGACACCCCTTGTCGTGTCACCTGTCAACAGGTATTGGGATGATAAAGCATGGCGGGTGTGGTTATGATCGTATCCTTGCATGTCACTTACAGCGACACCCCTTGTCGTGTCACCTGTCAACAGGTATTGGGATGATAAAGCATGGCGGGTGTGGTTATGATCGTATCCTGGCATGTCACTTACAGCGACACCCCTTGTCGTGTCACCTGTCAACAGGTATTGGGATGATAAAGCATGGCGGGTGTGGTTATGATCGTATCCTTGCATGTCACTTA
This region of Littorina saxatilis isolate snail1 linkage group LG8, US_GU_Lsax_2.0, whole genome shotgun sequence genomic DNA includes:
- the LOC138974052 gene encoding microtubule-associated protein futsch-like; the encoded protein is MLSVTGKGYSKIYRENPFYEEPPPKPHYYPTPQKQLSEVERQVGLSPKRAEGRKQQTEDQDVERKFLAGSHTIRSLAAVQNHHPKSPGSSNFDESWPDSERPSSPSVTAEDKSGQEFLPYASVRRHVQPAFTSSLVSGAGLSKHPLDDYLTSRSAVTPGRGDQHFSMSHSKAVKDGRVTLERERGQGAKSGADRGKDGGRRNGVPEEKGSVLQSYIDRFRHGKPMSRDERLTMEANQKREFWWLESSASPPTPNSTSTPKEEQGRSVPLTSHGRGTLTVENLRKRDNLDTDTADLQNKADRLLYSAKSIGSSEPVVSTDGLGSTGSDVTGSSFSEPAVRPDYFPREHAFYPRPTGGANLAGRPRDTTPHDGDILYKWRLHRKLEVARDAKYVPTESAECSAPKTAAEKEIHSRLSAFKEKLQQRGSVVSTQLQEARVEKAMKHVQSVMDAGSQTSPARTPPTSFKGTAAHPPSWSYPQNIHTFPETSSGGFLNDRSNATPANAQTSDGARNEQSQSRTDSGLKSESVVDGLTEGDAKILQEPSAQKGVKMETVSETVEVTSSPDSQRQAGVTDSAGSSKQTASTRASESEGQSENTTDAQECGAKTGDVKYRQFLEAEKPHDGGDTPVKHQVSRTHAASSADSERRDERRPASSHARQSVMGSDGDRVFDARVGSSGDARKKKRSDGAKRGDDDVDSDHSSASSQSKRGGRKSQKKNGGVNADVARDDRASPREHANRNNTRGKESEKCVDGRAEREKSNVNGRIVASDSRERAHAGQQRSGVERSQRSGVMPPPQCSSSPARTSLTSAIGQVVQDRVFDMSGSVMSSVESLSSLQHSADSPLPPRHQPSVTEADYESDGQFEDDPLLQVLRQQRHLHEAQLRVLDAVLAERNI